The nucleotide window AAAATGTATGAAACAAAGACAGAAACTGCAATGAACAAAGTCCAAGTACACTTAGTAACATTTCCTCATATATGGCGTCGCGGAGTTTCTGAGTCCAcatcttttaattaaaataaatcacaaatcaaatttttagtATACTGTTTTTGGATATCACAATTACAAGAGCGTACGTTAGAATCAAGAATACCCATACCCTGTTTTTCGTGTCATTTAAGTCAAATATTTTACTGTCTAAAGAATTCGTATGCGATTAAGGGGTGTTGGCACTGCTATTTTGCACCTAAGCTGAAGATTAATATCAACATTGCTCGTagcttacaaaattttattgtgttagaatcaaaattttaaaaaattattgtaagaaatcaaaataaagaaattaaatatttggtggctttttgcttgaaaaaaaaataaaattgtttcgtgttaaatttactatttaatGCAAACTAAACAACACATAATTTATACTAGTTTAGGAAAGGTATGACATAATGTGTCATGGTCATAGAACTGCATACATTTATGTTTAATTGGACGTTACTGTCAATAAAAACACTATCTTAATATGTTTTGaattactttattatatttgtcTACGCTTCAACTGGAtcttttactttatttgtttcattttcggcaattttttgTCTGTTTCGCCAAGCAGACATATAAGTGCGCGGATGGATGGGCAAAAAACCAGCAATACCCAATAGTTCTGCTGTTGGTGTGGACAGATGAGCACCTCGACCCAACCAATAGCGTATACgttcaaaattaaaagaaaccaAACGTTCATTTTTCTGATTTGGCATTGGATCATAAGTACCAACTTGTTCTATTACTGGCTGGTGTTGATTTTTTCGAgtctaaaaaatgttaaacttagTAAATATAAGCCAAAAAGTATTTTGAGCGGTACATACCTCCATGACGACAACATGGTAGAAGGGACGATTTGTACAACCCAAACGGACAAAGCGGATAATTTTGGAAGAATGTTTATAGTAGCGCCCAATGCCACTTGCTGGAGATAATGACATCTTTTTATATCAGTCCTTATAGTCACTTAAaccaatttatatttaaacttgtAAACTAGCCTAACATTGATGTTACGAAAACACGAGCGATTAGTGTAATCAAAAATAGAGATATTTTTGACAAATGAACAGCTGAGTTTGTAATGTGTagccatataatatatttttttataatgtttttcagAAAAAGGTAAATCTATGAAAATATTGTTCAATACAATCGTATTAAAATAATCAGTGATATAAtgtcaaatttgaaaaaaaattaattatacctTATGCTATGCCAGTATTCACTTGTAATAGTTTTTATATATCTGTGTCGaattaaaataagttatttgattatttgtttgttttaattacaatttttcatcaaatgacaaaataaattacacacttgaaataaattgttatttattttaagaatctTTTGCGTTAATATTATTGgtttttattccattttcgTTCAATTAGTGTCCACTGTCTTTGTTTATCGACTGTAATTCACATATCAGTATTATTAAAACATGGTGGCAACTTGGTTTTCTTTAGAAGAAGACGGCATAATTGCAGGTACGGTGTTTTTGCTCGGAGTTTTTCagcaatttatttgtaaaatactgGTGTTAAATTACCTAAATTAGTGAACCAAATGTGTGTTAAGttaatcatttttaaatatgtataaaattatgaatatttgcaTGATTTATGTGTACAGTTAATTAGTTTTATAGTGTGTGACCATCATTTCAAGATCCCATAATGTATTTTTGGGGTTGAATGCTACATATGAAATGCTTATTCATTGTGCATTAATGGAAGAAATATTGGTGCGAAAGAGAAATGTGTGCTTGTGCAATACTATTGAAATGGCGTCCTGTCGCATGAAATTTTCTCCACATGGATCATAGTGACTGTTtgaatgtatataataattagtTTATTAAAGATATTTCTAAAATACATGTTCCCTATATTATGTTGAAGAGGAACAAATGTAAAATATGGTAGGACGCGTTGTTAAGCTTGTGGAAAAATGCCCATTTATACTCCATTTTGTTCTCGTTAAATTCAATATGAATGTTTCCACTCGGGTTATTCGCTTTTGTTCTCTACTTTTTGGATAAACCGCATAGGGAAATATTGAAGCTGGTGCTCTCTTTTCCTAACATAGCTTTGGTAACTACATACAAATCTGCTATTTCACTCAAACCATATATTTGAGGGCGGCTACATAGTAAGGGTTGCCGGTTTTGTGGTGGGTTTttgatttcttaatattttcgcTATACCTAAGCATACGCAAAAGTAAAAATTGATCTTTGGATGAAAAAATAATCATTAGAAAAGAACAGtcctttaaataattataataatttaaagtggcatcaatatttgattttttttccagCGTTAAGGTACAACTCTGGTTAAGGTTAAGCATCAAAATCCGGCTTCATTTAGTATCAATCGAGAGGTTGATAAACTTAAAACGATAGgttagaaaaagaaaaacggtGGAGTGGTATAAACGGATGACGAATGTTATCTTTCGAATCGTTCATTAAAGCCGAATAAAAATTGAGGAAAGAAAAGCCGAAGTGACCATTATTGCCAACTGTGTGTATAAATAAGTTTTTCATTACAATAAATCGTATATGattcctttattttttattttattggttttcagatgtaatttcaaatattttccgtcACAGAAacttcaattatatattttagctgattttaaatttattttaaagaaacgtttttatatatctattcaacacaataaaaatattgtattttaaataattattgagtAGGCTGGCAACAACGTGTCAAGcagaaatttataaatcaattttttgtgtATGCAATTAGTGTGTTTTACGCTTAACAAAAGGTAATTTTCCAactaaaatactaaatttaaattgatcataTAGTGTAAGTAGTGGATAATTGTATATAGGGTTATtgttaatttgttaaaatatgtatttttgaattcTTAAGAAAAGGATCATCGCTAAAGAATGAAAAGTCTTTGGCGTGAAAGTCTCACcaagtaaaatttagaaaattttaactttttgtggTGAAGTACAACTTTCAGAAGATCGAATGACAAGTAGAATAACCATGTGCATTAGTGAATGCTCTTATGGCTTGTTGAGGAGTAAAATTGGTATTTGTTGAAATGTGATAGCAGGTTgagagtaattaattttttaccggCGTCGGAATATGGATGAGTGAGTCTAGCTAATGTAGGAAATGAAACCTGGGGCAGAAATCATTGTACAgagatgaaataattttattattattagcaaaatatttgttaatgctttaatttatttagcatagatataattttttttgcaataactttttaatttctttaaggaAATACGTTATTTAATTTGTGCATCattctatattttttggttttttctagATTATGATATAAGTAGTTGACAAAGAAAACTCATAAAACTAAGGTTTCATAGTTTTCATTTTAAAGTTCTTTAAATTGTCTAATTTTATTGCagtaaacatttaatatttactttcgtAAATATCCAATTCGTTTCCGTAACTTAATTCATTTCTCTATATAAAATTCTATACAGTTATACTAAAGATtaatcgtagataatttcgtactttatttaacaaaaatattttcttttctcacCTTTCTCCCCAAAGCTTACTTGTAAATAcagtgtacatataaatatgagcACACAAAATCGAAATAGCGGCGGTGGTCGCAACCAAAAGAAATCAAATTCTGGTAGTGGAGGCGGCGGAGGTGGTGATTCTGCCTTACAGACATCAGCTAAGAAAACAGATGTCTCAAAGACAGAAAAGGAAAAGTCGCATCCAAAGGTAAGTAAGAATTAACAATTACAAATGTAAgtacgtaatttttttttttaactttgcactttaaataaattgcacAGCCAACTGCTGAACAATTACGCATTGCCCAAATCACCAATAGTAACACATCAGAAGATCCGCAAATGCGCGAAAAAGTTGCCACACTTATTGAGATGACTCAACGTTCCGAAGAGGAAGTATGTTGCGCTTTATATGAATGCGATAACGATTTGGAGCTTGCTGTTGTATATCTTTTGGAGACCCTTCCAGTGGTTTGTTAATTACTATATTTAGATTATTAATTAGATTTAGTCATtgacattttacattttacattaaCTACAGGGAGCATTTGAAACATCttcaaagaagaaaaagaacaaAGCTGCAAGTTCCGGGCAAGAAAATGCTGGAGGTGATGGAGAATGGACTGACACCAATGCAAACACCGACAGACGTGAAAAATCACGTAATCGGAGTAGTAATCGTGGCGGACGCGGTGGTACCGATAGCCGGGGTTGTAAGTTCCCTttaattaatgtatatataacacATTATTCGTAAATAATGATAAACGTTAAATAGGGCGCGGCAGAGAGGCCCGTGAGAACGAACGTAATTTACGTGATTCACGTGGCGGCGATGATCGCAATGACAACTACCGGCGTAGAGAAGGTGGGGGAGGTGGAGGTGGTGTTAGGAGTGGTGGTGGCCGTGGCGGTGGGTATGCCGGTCGTGGAGGTCGTGGTGGCGGTCGATTTGGTGCTGGTGGCCGAGGCACTGGTGGTCGCGGTGAACGTGGCTTTAATTCTCGTTCTGGCACTAATGAAGATCACCATGAGGTGGAGTTATGGGACAACACCATTGCTCAAAATGCTGagaagcaacagcagcaaatgcAAGATGATGCTTGGGGTGACTGGGATAATGAAGAATACGTAGGTTCGCTTAAAGACAGTAAAGTATTTACCACAAGCAATTTGCCAAATCAGACGGCAGCAAGTGTGGTAAGTGGTGGTGTTAGTAGTATCAGTGGCGTTGTAAGTGGCGGTACAAGTGAGATATCGGCACCACCAGGATTGGAACATCACTTGGGCAATTCAGGATTGGTAGGCACTTCAACCTccccgcagcagcagcagcagcaaggatCTCATCTGAATGCGCTTGTCAGCAATTCAGTTGGTATTGCAGGCGCAAGTCCGTCTGGGGGTAATACCAACATAAATGACGAAAGCTCAACTGTCAGTTCAGTTGTGCAGTCTGCGTCGGCGTCTACAACTCCCATGATGCAGTATAGTGCAGCAGTTACCAACACACAACTATCCCAATCTCAGACACTGactcagcagcaacaacaacagccagtgCTAGCCGGTTCAAGCAACTTGGCTGCAACGGCTCTTAGTAATACTCCGTATGGCAGTGCAGCGGATACATTCTCTAATGCTGCTACAGCAGCTGCAAATTTGGTGCAACAagtacagcagcagcaacagcaacaacaacagcctcAAGGGCAAATTAAAGCTTCGGCAACACTTTCCGTAGAGCAATCTCAGTATTTCAATTCATTGACGTCGCAGAACGCTGCAGCCGCAGCTGCAacaacattgcaacaacaacaacagttaccATCGACGTATGCACAAAATGCGGCTGCCGTGCAATATCCAACATCATACGCAAACGTATTTGGGTCAGCTGCAGTTGCCACGGCAACAGCCACAAGTGGTCTGGGCGTAGCTAGTGCTGATCAAACGCAACTCTCAGGTGGCGTACAACAGCCTCAAGTGCGTAGAGCGCGTGCCAAACTACCACCGCCTTCGAAAGTAAGTTCATATATTTGTGATTTTCCTAAGGGATAGAGAGAAAAATTCATTATATCAATATCTTAGATACCATCGACCGCTGTTGAGATGCCAGGAGACACGTTGAACAATATCGGCTACCTGGATGTGCAATTTGGAGGCCTTGACTTCGGTACAGAAGATACTTTCGACGCTTTGCCAGAGAAGTTTGGTGCTGCTGTGACGATTGAaggtcaacagcagcagcaacaaacacaaTCGCAACAGCAATTGGTACAATCGCCACAGGATGTGTCAACTGATTATCAAAACAAGAacaatgtgcaacaacaacaagcatcatTGTCGGCAGGGTTACAGAGTACACAACTGGTAAGAATGTTTTTcttgtatatttgtaataatgactctaataaagtaaataaatacacttaGGGTGACGCATTATCAACTGGCTACTCACAACGTGGTACAGCAGCtgtgcagcaacagcaacagcaggtTGTTAGCGGTGGAAATGGAGTTGGTGTAAGTGTTGGTGGTGGTAGCTCCTCTGTTGGTGGCACTTCCAATCACACATTGGATTTGAGTAAAAGCGATCCATACGGTCATTCACAGAGTGCTACTAACTCAACTGGCTATCCAACGAGCGCTTACCAAACTAGTGTGTCTGTAGCAAACAAGACTGCTAATGCTTATCAGCCATCCGCTGCCGGGCAAGTTTACAACAGCAGTAGTTACGCAAATGTGCAGGTAATTAATGCAAATACAACgtttaagttttatattttggtttatGTGTGTAAAGTATTGACACTATTTATCGgtgatattatttgttaatatttacattttgatttAGTCCTCCGCGGCAAATACATACCAACCGCAATCGTACGGTTCGTATCAGCAGACTTCGTTGAATTCCTATCAGCAGCAGCAGGCGGCAGTGAACGCGCAGTCGGGATCGAATTCTGTAGCGGGAGGCGGTGTAAACGTTGGAAACAGTGGAAGTGCGGCACAAAACATTCCTGCAGTTGGTGGCAACGGCGGCAATAGTAAtgcaaagtaagtaaaaaacagaaaattgttCACTAATATTTACAGCCTACTTTATTACACTGACTTTTGTTTAGTATTAATATCTGTATtatgaaattgattttgaattaatattttattagtttgtatataatttcgttGCCTTGTtcttgtatatgtatgaatgattgctttttgagttttgttttacaaatcGATTGCTTTAACAATTATCCCAAATCAAATTCTCACTTTCTTCCCGCCCGCCAACCCACTGCCTTTGGCTTTAACGCTTACAATTTTTGTTGACAAACCTAATCTAACGCTGTAGCAATACAAATACTGGATATTTGTCAACCGGCTACCCAACACAACAAAGCGCGTACCAGTCCAGCCAAAGTGTATACGGTGGAACTGGTCTCTCAAATAGTTCAGGGTAAGTAAATTTTGCGATGCAAATAGTacaaaagtattaattttttgagtattttatgCGTTAAccaaactaattatttttatatttgcttcaaATTAACATGTATTTAGTTGTATTTGTATACGCGTTTATCATATTGATATATACAAGCCAAGGATTAAAAGTATAACTACTAAAAGGTATAGGATTGTTTGCTGTAGAATCAGCTCTCAAATTCAATATAGACATTTGATTTGATTGATAAAAAGTATTATCTGATGGGCAAGAAAATCCTACAGCCGTTCGTGGGCAGCCTAAAACTCgtgaattaattttatgtttaaacTTTTGGAGTTCATTTGAACTTTAATTTGAAGAATtgcatatttctttaattaaaatatttactagaatttgcaaaaatatagtGAATCATGTGCtgttagaaattttaaatataaaatttaatatgaatgtATCTAAATCATCACAAAATTCCAAAGGAAGAGCTAAGCGTTTAGGTAGAAtttcctatttttattattgaaggGTGAGGGCTATTTGCATCGGACagtttatttgtagatattatGCAGTTAAATGTTAACGTTGTAGGAAAAATGTTGTAAATTAACACATATTGTCATTGTTTCGTTACCGTTTTGTTACCGTACAGGTTCACCGGTAGCACAAATACTTCGTCCTCTCAATACACTAACTTTAGTACAAGTGCGAAATTGAAGGATGCGGCAACAGCGTCTAGTGGTTCGCATTACGAAAGGTAAGTAATGAGTTAAATGATTTGTTTCATTGACTGATTACTGTATTTTcaactaataataatagttttcaagaattttttataaatacatatttactgatACTTGGTACAACGgtgtaataatcataaaatacacatttatacatacatatttacatatgcttcCATTGTTCATTTTAGTGTCTCATCTAGCAATGTTGGCAGCAGTAGTGCATCAACTGGGAACTCGACAGTGTCTGCTAATTCGTCGACCAATCCGGCTTCGTCGGTTAACTGTAGGCATTGTTAAATAATCTAAAGTTGTCTTATCGATATGaatggatttttgtttttgtttctcaaCTTTTACAGCCAACAATTCGAATGTGAACAGCAACAGCTCGAGCGTGGCGGCAAGTAATAGTGTAAGCAGTGCTAGCAGCAGTAATGTGAATACGAATAGCAGCAGCACTGTTAGTGGCGGTGGCAGCAGTGGTGGTAGTGGTGGTGCTGGGGGCAGTGGTGCCGgtggcagtagcagcagcagcaaccctGCATCTGTAGTGGCCGCAGCAGCTGCGGCTGTTTCATCGTCTTCAAATAAGACAATCGCTAGCGGAATGGTGCCCAACATCCAAATGGTTAGTCAATATATTCAGACTGGATTGCCATTCTATCAGCAACCAGTTTATTCTTACGAGGATATGCAAATGATGCAACAGAGAGTGCCACACGTGGTGAGTTCACATATGGAGAAAATGCAAAACTTAGAAAAATCAATCAATccaatgaaaatttcacaagCATCCATTAAATTCCATTTATGATTAAAAATGCAATAggtgttcaaaatcattttcatCTTTCACACCTCCTAAAAATAActtattcattttcattttgtgagattaaaaaataatacttggaTATTCACTAAAttactcatttatttttaagtctaataaatatgttgtttaaaaactatttttcatcctcTATGCTAATCTATATTGCAATTGGCCATTTAATTCATCACATCTGGTATTgaaatggtttaaaaaaaaattcgaatggGAATAAATAACCTCATAACtgctttcaaaacaaaattatggtTTGCATGGTTTGCACACGTGATTAATGTGATCGGAAACATAGTGTTTTTTAACAAACTTATATAACATATCTTCTGGGTGAAAGCTAACTactatttttgtacatttttgctattcaatttatttttgagttttCCTTCTCCCATATGATTTAAGTGAAACTAATACTCCATCCCAATGCTTATTTGTAATATGTTGCCTTTACTGCATCGCactttcttttgtaaaaaaaaaaacacatgaaATGAAACGAAGCGGTGTATATCTTGTTTTTGGCTAGTTATTTAACAACATCCGCTAGCTTGCATTAATGTTTTCATACCTCGTTCGATGTACCATAATATCCAACGAGTCCCATCTCACAGTCACgcgcaataataaatatttgattttgtgcAATATAAGTATGTTAAAACTTTTACGCTCTCCTTACATTAAGTAAAGTCATTgttcaataaaaaacattaatttgtgTGCTTTGGTTTTGGTTTTCATAGCTAAATATGGTGCTTCGTTTCATTCATCATGTCTGTGTTTTCGTATATCGCACATTCTATGattttaattccaaaataaatgtattaaaaatgtatattttatatttaatttacagCAAGGTTATTACGATCTCAACTACACTCCGACTAGTTTGGGCACCGGCCGAGATAATTTGGGTTCTGTAGCATATTCTACGATGACTGATGCACGTTTTACAAGAACGGACAATAATTCTAGCCCAGTTAGCAAtgtaagcatatatatatacacagacTAGTGTTTCTTAAACCATTTTCTGTAAAATTATTCCTCACACATACAACATAGGTTTCAAGTACAATGTCACAGCAAGCAGGCTCGGGCGGCCCCATGCTAAATGTTCCTTTCTACTACTATGGTGGAAGTGTTATGCCTGGCAGTTTTCAGTATGGCACACCGGCAATTTATCCGGTATGTATAAAGCATTTTATGGAACTTTACATgttatttcacattttcacatctatatattttttgtttatctatTTTAGCAGCAAATTCCTGCTGCTAATACAGCGTCGGGTGGTCAATTCGCAAAGCCTTCTTACAGTACTGGTTACGGTTCGACCAGCTACGATGCGTTGTCGCAAGCTTCACAAGATTACACAAAGGGCGCTTATCCGTCGAGCGTAAATCAGcaaacaaaatcacaaaatgTAGCGAATCCGCCCCAAACCGGAACAAGCTCGGACATAACATCGTCCATGTATAGTAAGACACACGTTGCGCTGAACAAAGTCAATGTGAGTTTATCCGTTCGAAATTTACATATTGATCAGatagaatttttatataaactttcTTACACAGTcgtatgaaaaacaaaatttccattCGGGCACTCCGCCACCATTCAATATGCCGAATACGCAGACAGCTGGTGGAACCTCAGCTCAACCCTACGGCATGTATTTGCCGATGCCGACAGCAGGTCATCACAATATGATTCATCAACCAATCCATCAGGTAATGTAATGAGCAATAAATTATCATAAACGCGTATATTCTTGCACATCTTGTTGACCCCTGTTTAGCTAAAAggcatttata belongs to Zeugodacus cucurbitae isolate PBARC_wt_2022May chromosome 6, idZeuCucr1.2, whole genome shotgun sequence and includes:
- the LOC105221340 gene encoding probable 28S ribosomal protein S16, mitochondrial — protein: MSLSPASGIGRYYKHSSKIIRFVRLGCTNRPFYHVVVMETRKNQHQPVIEQVGTYDPMPNQKNERLVSFNFERIRYWLGRGAHLSTPTAELLGIAGFLPIHPRTYMSAWRNRQKIAENETNKVKDPVEA